From the genome of Drosophila melanogaster chromosome 2L, one region includes:
- the CG15638 gene encoding uncharacterized protein, with product MPETKPKTHCRPSNGLDQTEESDTRLAANLVTQRNLQLHPRPQHPRPQRARRDATGFTSNQEVRLKAGDMRMARLQISLSQLRTAMEESGKQLKDLCQQVRLNVDAE from the coding sequence ATGCCGGAAACGAAACCCAAGACGCACTGCCGACCCAGCAATGGCCTCGACCAGACGGAGGAGTCCGACACTCGTCTGGCTGCCAATCTGGTCACCCAAAGGAACCTCCAATTGCACCCACGTCCACAGCACCCACGCCCACAGCGAGCTCGTCGAGATGCCACCGGCTTTACGTCCAACCAGGAGGTGCGGCTAAAAGCCGGCGACATGCGCATGGCCCGGCTGCAGATCAGTCTCTCCCAGCTGCGAACCGCAATGGAGGAGTCGGGCAAGCAGCTGAAGGACCTCTGCCAGCAGGTGCGGTTGAATGTGGATGCTGAGTGA
- the CG16852 gene encoding uncharacterized protein, translated as MLSSKSDTSGDDISITAQAEKRVDDSIRAPSIGWNAEHKDVQIPRDQLTHRQISKCNLFEEYIKLPKSEYGQTSRMKRFRSEELAIKQEDQIVEHRSSSLSRLSDVTIKPTCEVSSQTSWTAADESNMNSKDLEAKLAAVRGGGIDLETDKPSKIQQHTIHIEVESVTSATAMQRPPLHQRMWQVLVQTADTIVAFASIIGENLTVALFIVLCLWCLYLLLSHFYGNLQTNVGMPSK; from the exons ATGCTTAGTTCAAAAAGTGACACTTCTGGAGACGATATCTCTATAACTGCACAAGCAGAAAAAAGAGTGGATGATAGCATCAGAGCGCCATCTATTGGCTGGAATGCTGAGCACAAAGATGTTCAGATTCCAAGGGACCAACTAACCCACAGGCAGATCAGCAAGTGCAATTTGTTTGAGGAATACATCAAGCTCCCAAAGAGTGAATATGGACAAACAAGCCGCATGAAGCGATTCCGATCCGAAGAGTTAGCTATTAAGCAAG AAGATCAAATCGTGGAGCATAGATCATCGAGTCTTTCGCGGCTATCGGATGTCACAATCAAGCCCACCTGCGAGGTGAGTAGTCAGACTTCGTGGACAGCAGCGGACGAGAGTAATATGAATAGCAAGGATTTGGAGGCGAAGCTGGCGGCTGTACGCGGCGGTGGTATCGATCTCGAAACGGACAAGCCCAGCAAGATCCAGCAGCACACGATCCACATCGAGGTGGAGTCGGTGACATCGGCCACGGCTATGCAAAGACCCCCACTGCACCAAAGGATGTGGCAGGTCCTTGTGCAGACGGCGGATACGATTGTCGCATTCGCCTCTATAATCGGCGAGAATTTAACAGTGGCACTCTTCATTGTCCTGTGCCTGTGGTGCCTTTACCTCTTACTAAGCCACTTTTATGGCAACTTGCAGACCAATGTCGGCATGCCGTCCAAATAA
- the CG9263 gene encoding uncharacterized protein: MACREPPQTAIVINLLIGDLVQDAVNEPRKLSEQKNTCQRLFDILGFQADECFEDLEDSDPAATHSSITVRTNSKSNLGGANKRNWYGWMSKALAEENSEDDVEIFRKKDSDVLKDIHSIGVQTEQPRRRIRVCPVDFAPALAPCESTRHTIFIDAVSMQIPNALGRPPLADRFCYMLTDFASALYCSLAIMCCCTPNMLR; the protein is encoded by the exons ATGGCGTGCAGGGAGCCACCGCAGACTGCGATCGTCATTAACTTGCTAATTGGCGATTTGGTTCAGGATGCCGTTAACGAGCCCCGCAAACTGTCCGAGCAGAAGAACACCTGCCAGCGGCTCTTCGATATTTTGGGCTTTCAAGCCGACGAATGTTTTGAGGATTTGGAAGATAGTGATCCGGCTGCAACACACAGCTCGATCACCGTACGCACCAATTCAAAATCGAATCTAGGCGGAGCAAACAAACGGAATTGGTACGGATGGATGTCCAAGGCATTGGCGGAAg AAAATTCGGAAGACGATGTTGAGATCTTCAGGAAGAAGGATAGCGATGTGCTCAAGGACATCCACTCGATCGGCGTGCAGACGGAACAGCCGCGCCGGCGCATTAGAGTTTGTCCTGTGGACTTTGCCCCGGCTTTGGCACCCTGCGAATCGACACGTCACACGATATTCATCGATGCCGTTTCCATGCAGATTCCAAATGCACTAGGTCGACCACCGCTGGCCGATCGTTTTTGCTATATGCTAACCGATTTCGCTTCGGCACTATATTGTAGTCTCGCCATCATGTGTTGTTGCACACCCAATATGTTGAGATAA
- the CG16853 gene encoding uncharacterized protein, isoform B, translating into MDNHMDKNDEDKRSSSPDSQRQVIIYMPPAVEHGHVVYLKDANLGATETEASAQLDPQEHLSNADRLENNRVISELDDEPSTSAQSAVKGQKSEDDQGHQTKTGISKMPGSPKQLHNVLEVICRFSREIPDAMEGREQLQPAVIVQIPKYRELGTQTAELPSQSQRLRLDLTDLRPDPNPPPCERTLHTFTISGNNLPGNPRQLRQTICARIGRSICDFVAAFCLCLQVNKDCVFCLGFFVAFVISASFLTAFFYRTLTFSSSPVRVVANPVSGTMRYELATLRFNGGYYYIYNSSQQKLL; encoded by the coding sequence ATGGATAATCATATGGATAAGAACGATGAGGACAAGAGGTCGTCATCCCCGGATTCTCAACGTCAagttataatatatatgcCACCCGCCGTTGAACATGGTCATGTTGTGTATCTAAAAGATGCGAATTTAGGCGCCACAGAGACGGAGGCTTCTGCACAACTCGACCCACAGGAGCATCTTTCGAATGCGGATCGGTTGGAGAACAATCGGGTGATTTCAGAGCTGGATGATGAGCCGAGCACGAGTGCTCAGTCCGCAGTTAAGGGTCAGAAATCAGAAGATGATCAGGGTCACCAGACCAAGACAGGTATTTCAAAAATGCCAGGATCTCCTAAGCAGTTGCACAATGTATTGGAAGTAATCTGTCGCTTCTCACGCGAGATTCCTGATGCAATGGAGGGCCGGGAGCAACTCCAGCCGGCAGTGATTGTCCAAATTCCAAAATATCGCGAACTGGGAACCCAGACCGCTGAGTTGCCATCGCAGTCGCAGCGATTGCGTTTGGATCTGACCGACCTGAGACCAGATCCGAATCCACCGCCCTGCGAACGCACGCTGCACACATTCACGATTAGTGGCAACAATCTGCCGGGCAATCCTCGCCAGCTTCGTCAAACGATCTGCGCGCGAATTGGACGCTCCATCTGTGATTTTGTGGCAGCCTTTTGTCTTTGTCTGCAAGTGAACAAGGATTGTGTCTTCTGTCTGGGTTTTTTTGTGGCCTTTGTGATCAGTGCCAGCTTCCTGACTGCCTTCTTCTACCGCACTCTTACCTTCTCCTCGTCGCCGGTGCGAGTGGTGGCCAATCCGGTGAGCGGCACCATGCGCTATGAACTTGCCACACTGCGATTCAACGGAGGGTACTACTACATCTATAATAGCAGCCAACAAAAGCTTCTCTAA